Part of the Lampris incognitus isolate fLamInc1 chromosome 1, fLamInc1.hap2, whole genome shotgun sequence genome is shown below.
TTTGCTTTCAGCCAATGTCCATACCTCTAAGTTCAGATTtccttttcctccttttttctcaCAGGAGTGTTGTCACTGCACTGTGGCTCTGGCCACTGGATGCTCGTAGTGATGGTCATGTCAACGTTTAAAATTCATTCTGCTGTTTCAGTCATTGTAAATCCCTCGGTGTCAAGAGCATGAACTCACCTGACATGTAAAATGCCAATCTAAAATGTTCCACACGTGTGCATGGTCAAGCCTTTTCCTACTTTACAGGCCACTGTAAACTTGAACGTGAAAGTCCTCAAGCCtaactttaaaaataaataaattgtggGTCTAGTAGGTCtctatcttttttctttctttttcttttttaccttgttctctctgtctcacacatgtacacacatacatgcccACACAGACTCACACTCGAGCAGACAGGTAACAATCATTTAGGCATCCATTATTAAAGGTCAGCAGTGCACTGCAAACAGAAATTGAGAGGAAGTCTGTGTTTATGCTAATGCCCTTGTCAGACAGAAGGGCCAGCAGCTCTCTGACACCATCTATTAGTAATGAGACAAGATCACAGAGATGCACcgggtgaagaaaaaaaacaatgccTGCATTCAGGAAACAATAGAATCTGAGGGGAGGGTGGGTGAGTGAAATGGAGTTTTATttgtaggtgggtgggtgggtggggtgatgGGGATGGAGGGATATATGCACTGCAGTGTCTAAATGTGTATGAATGCCTTTGTTTGTTTATTGATGTTGTTGTTTTCTGTTTGTCTCCCAGCAGTGGTCTTGTCTGGCGTGTTTGCAAACATCCTTGTACACGAGTAAAGACAAGCCTCAAGGGATGCCACGGGGAAGTGGAAGGTACACAAGGAGCGAGGCAGGTCTGCCTGGGGGCGTGGGAGCTCCTGATATCATCTCATAGGCCAGGCAAAACTTATTTACATTGTCTCAATACAACAACATGTGTAATGTAGGCATTTTTGAGAGATATGAAAAAAATATCTAAACATCTCTACCCAAGATAATTTCAGAGCTCTTGGTTAAACACAATACAGTACacaacaaaacatacacaaaacgTATTTGGGATTTACCAAGCCTCGTTTATTAGAATTTTTTTAAGAAGATCATTTATGAAAACTGGATATATATGCTAGGCATATACGCTAaccggagcagccaaaagtagtagtagtagtagtagtagtagtagtagtagtagtagtagtagtagtagtagtagtagatatatgaaAAACACAGTTATGTTCATTCAGCATTTCTAAGTTAGAATCTGAAACTTATAGTTTCCACTTTCCAAAATGAGAATAGGAACTTGAGAGGGCCCACTGTCAGTCTATGGGCACCAAACCAAACAGAAGAGGAGATTTGTGTCCAGTAATGTCCTGCTGGTAGTGATACCATTATGCTTAGTACCCCCATCTGAATATGGGGACTGGAGTGGGGTCAGTGTGTATGGGCTATAATCTGTGGTTTGactaggtttgtgtgtgtttgtgtgtgtgtgtgtgtgtgtgttgtgtctgtctgtatgggaGTGCCTGTGTGGGTgcgtatgcgtgcatgtgtgtatgtggaggATTAGCGTGCTTCTCCAGTCCTCTGGCTGTAATCAGACGGGACATTGGCTCCATGTCGGCCcacaacccccaccaccacccactgaGGGAGCGCCTCTATCCCTTTCACCCTGTCATGCATGTTTGCCTGCTGGTCTTGGGACTGCGGACCTCGGAGTATGGCGGTATGTAAAGAGTTTGACAAATCATTCACTCTCACATCACAATGTTCTCcagtgttcattcattcattttattcTGTAGACTGCTACTCTGCACTGGCCTCATGTCTAGCAAAGATTCGGTGAATAGGGAGATGCACCGTCTAAAAGTGAGAGTCTGCCATGAGAGGGAGGGAAAGCAAGCGCCATCATCCTCGTGGTACGGGGTCGTCAGATAAACAGCCGTCTCTGATCAGGTTAGTCAGAGCCCTCTGACCCCTGACTGGCCTGTCTGCTGTTAGTTTGCCCTTTGACCTCACCCTTTGTCTTTGAGATGCTGCACACAGAATAACGTAAGCGCACACGGGCAAgggtgcgtgcacacacatacacacacactccagccctCTTATCCTTGACAGTCCATTTTGCTCCTATTAAGATCTACTCCAATGACTCCATGGCTATTTTAGCCATAAACTCTCATTTGGGGGGAAATTAGCTTGGCTCTGAGTCTAGTAACTATACGATGCTTGATGGCGTTACCATTCTCGAGGCTTTTAAATTACAGCTAAGATTCATGGAGTAGACAATACTATTCATTGCTGCACCATATGTGATTGCCACGCGCTGATTGCTTTACGTACGTGTTTCACCTCAACACCAGGAGCATAGAAAGTATTAATCAGCCATTTGAGGTTATCCTTAAGTAGGCATATTCTACAGAATCAAACTTAATttttcaacaacagcaacaacaacaaaaaacaatttaTAGTCTAAATACCATAGCATTCCAATTAAGGATGTCTGTAAGATACCTACTGTTCACATGGAAAAACTGCTAAGATGCTGAAGCTACAACAGAACCACAATATATGAGAAAACTCAAGAGACATGCAATTTCAACATTCGTTGCTGAGCTTTTGATAGTTGTGTGGATCTAAGTGGTCATAAGTTGCCTCTTTACCTCATGACACTGTAGTTTCAGAGATGAGGATCAGGAGACTACTGGAGAGGAAAGATAATCAACTTTACCAATTACACTCCATCTTGGACCACTTATTCCCCTCAAAATGGCATCATTAATGTTGAAATATCTCACAAAAGCCTTTCAATGTCCAGAAAGAGAGTCCAAACTACACATTTATATATTCCAGCCAATATATATGTAGTGGTTCAAATTATAATCAAATCAACTTAAAATCAGACTCAAGTGTCTTTTGCAAGAAGAATAAAACCCAGCTTATTAACCCAGATAAATCATTTTGCAAGGTCAGGGAGTAGCTTTATAACACCAAAAAACACAAAGAGCGCAGAAACACAGGCCCTTTTGTCTTTGATGGACCTTCCTGTTTTAAACAAAGGTTGGACGAGACCACTGCAGTCTCGTTTCCAGTTTGGGCACTGTATGAAAATGCAGGACTGCAGGCAATATGAATGACATTTAAAAATGTCAGTCCATCTCTCAACCAGCAGTGTCTCATGTATGCAGTCCTGtggacaaaacaacaaaaacaaagaatgtgtgtgtgtgtgtgtgtgtgagtgtgtgtgtgtgtgtgtgtgtgtgtgagtgtgtgtgtgtgtgtgtgtgtgttgtacatcTGTCCGTCTATGTTGGAGAGCACCATCAGCGAGTAAATTAGGGAGGGATGAAAAAAGGAGAATGtggacagggagggagggagagggtcgGACAGATAACGATAAGCACCACTTAGGCTCTTTGATCACAAAGGTTCATCAATCTACTGTCGGACCAGTGTGTCTGAGAAAGTCCTCGACTGATGAATTAAGCTCCTTTGCACAGGCAcgttcagaaacacacacacacacaccccactcacacacatatccagTAAAGTGTGTTTAATATTCGTTTACTACTTAACCAAAAGCTTTACTTTCGTTCTTCTTCTCCCAACCGTATAACAGTCGTCACAGTGCACTGTTACTGTACAAGCAAGCATATGAGGACGCAATCCATCTTCAGAGTCAGAGGCCCCTGGgacctctctcccttctctccgctctctttcttcTTTCCCCTGCCTCTCCCGGCGCTCTGTTTGTCTGGAGACAAAGGGTTAAGGAGGAACAGACCCTCTAAAGAGCTGCCTGCTTAACCTCTGACCTCATCGTGTAGGAGAGAGGGAGACGAAGAAAcaggggaaagaaagagagagagagagagagagggagagagagatttaacAGCCACTGGCAAAATCATAACCGCGTAATAAAATGAACATATGAGGAAAATTTGATTCAGGGTACGATACTGCCGATACTGAATAGGACCGTGCTTAATCACTAAAACCTTTCGCGAATACATTCCTGCGATTCGCTTTCAAGTGGTCTGTCTCTAAGTAAGCAATGAGGCCCGAGCAGGTGTACGGCCTGAGAGGTTAACTTTACCGAGGGAGAAGAAAAACATGAGatgttgaaagaaaaaaaagtcaaaggGAGGTTTCCATACATGTACATCTGGGTCTGTCTAAAGGAATGGCAGTgtaggttggtggggggggggttggattttaGGAAGGGGGACCACCAACACACCCCAGCCTGTGGTGTCCCCCCATCCCAGCAGACCTCACCCGTCACTTGGCAACAGGTTGTCAGTGAGGGGGTCCAGCTGGTGGAGACTGGAGATACCAAACAACCTGTCAGAGATAAGAGGAGGCAGACAAGGTATGTACGCCACCCCAGCACCCACCCACACCACTGGAGGGGGTTCTTTACCGAGTTGGAGGGCTGGGTAGGTCAGAAGCAACTCGGATAAGAAGTGGACTTAAACTGGATAAGATGACACAATGTGCACATTAATCAACTGAGATTTATAGTGGTGAGTAGGATTATTAGCCGTGTTTTAAACAGGAGTTACCGCCAAAATGAGCTTGCACACCCTTTTTGATTATCATGTTGTGTATACAATGACATACGCATTAAGACTGATAAAATGCACTGCACTCAAGAGTTTGCACTCACAAGGTGTTGAGTGGACTATAAATAACCCACGGGGAATGTTAATTATTTTTTGTCGCCATGTTTTAGACGTTCACAAAGAAGAGCACTACAGCAAACCGATTCAAAAGTCTCTAAAATTTATTACATTTCTGTATATaaatctgtctttattttcatagaaCAGAACATCTTATTTGTTTATCACAACCATTTATCACCACTAAGAAGTGAAGGGTGAAATCAGACGCAAACCTTCAATGAGAAACAACGGCTTCAAACAATACTGTCTCATTTCACAATTTTACAACAAATCTAATCTTTACAAATCTAGAGTAATAAATACTATATGCAGGAACAATACTATAAAACACAAGTCCCAGAACAACAGAGCTCTTTAGGTCTCATTGTTACACACACTactgtgtatacacacatacactcacacacacacacgcacacacacacttgcagctaTGCACACAAAAATGCAAGCACAACCATACTCGCATATGCACAGATACTGAGCtatgcacactcatgcacacatacacacacacccaaacacattcacacacatagtACATACATCAAATACATATCAAGGAATGATGAGAAATGATTCCACCCTTTGCATACTGATGTTTTTGTAATGGCTGACTGTTAGGGCACCTTTCCTCATGTTATCGCAAATAAAGCACCTGTGCAGAAACATGCTCCATCACATGAAACCAATATAACTTAGTTTACTACTGCTTTGCATAGTAGGAACAACAAACTCGTTTTCAGAGTAACCCAAGAGGTGGGAAGGCAATGTTTCTCTGTTATATAAGCAGGAAACGAAAAGTAACATGATTTTTCCTTTTACGAGTTTTAAATTAAAATTCCAGTCAAATGAATCACAACTGCAATGCTTTAGGGCAGGAAAATGGAGCAGATTAGGTTTTTAAAAGCCTATAAAAATCTAAGAACTGGCTGGGGCATCAACATTATTACATTTCCAGCCACTTCTCGTTGGTGTTTCTACGCCCGTTCTGAGCAATCCTCTCGTGTCAAGGATCAACACTGGACTCATGAATAATTTATGAACAAAGACAGgctaacccccccaaaaaaaggaaaaaaaagtgcagCTTAGACTGGTCAATTAAGGATAAAGTGAGGTGCAGCTGTATTGGTTGGTTCTTGGTAAAAGGAGAATGCTGATTGGTCATTTGGGGGTGACTGAGAGGACAGTGGTGACAGCTGTATGACGCTGAGTTGTGCAGTTACCCAGAATGCAGTAGAAACAGTGTTTACAGGTCCCTCAGCCTGTAGCGTGGTCTAAACAAACTGTTTATCTCTATGGTGCACAGCCTGCAGCAACTACTGCCAGTCTCACTGGGAATTAACTCATAGCAGTCTTGAGTTGAGCTGACACAGGCTATACATACACATGGACGACACAACCCATGCCTTTCTCATTCAATGAGACCAAACAAGCAGCAGCGCTTTGCTCTGCTAAAGAGAAAAATGTTTCCCTCGGGCTCCGCCGCGGAGAGCTGAGATTATTTTGGTCAGCAAAAGTAACTGCCTGTCTGACGTTGGGTCACAATTTACATCCCTCATAACGCGGAGACTGGGAGTCCTTGAGACACAAAAACAGCCCAGTGCTTCTCATGGTCTTCAACTGACAGGGCTCACAGTGCAAACATTTGGACATTTGGAGCAGGGTACACGATAAAGTACAGCTTTTTAGTTCATTGTGTTGCATGGAAGAGGTTGCTCTCCAGTCAACCGTTCACCTCTGGGCTCTTGTGTGTTTTCTCCCCCATCTGGAAAGGGGTTTCTTTTTGAATGCCCAAATCATTCCGTAACAATCCAGGGCCCCAGCCATCTTGGGAGTACGTTGTGTGTACATTGTGGACACGGAGTAGAAACATTTCTGCAAAAGAAACCTCCTTCTGAAGCACAAGCACACGTTTCACAATTATCTTACAAAGGTAATAATATATATTTACTCCCTATAGGGTGCAGCATCTTTCAAAAAAGCAGAAAGAAGGGTTGTTTTAAATTCCAGATGTTGAATCCCCATCCACTTAGTCTTTCATCGATACCCTTATGTTTGCATCGATTAGGGGGTCCAATTAGGAGGCTGCACTCCACTCTGGGACCCCGcccctgatgtgtgtgtgtgtctctagtgTGTggtagagaggaggagagatgtTTGGGGTGTACCGTGGATACTCTCTGAGTGGGGGGCTGAGCTGCCTGCTGTGGATGTTTTGAGGTGGCGGTCCAGCGCTCTGGGTCTGGTAGGGGTCATGAGGGAGAGGCTCACCCAGCGCCGGAGAGCTCTGGTGGGCTATCGCGCTGAGCCGAGAGCCCTGGGGGCTGGAGCTGTACGGGGGATGAGGGGCGTAAGGTGGGTAGGGCTCCATAGGGGTCATAGCAGGGGGCAGAGGGCAGGTGTAAGACCAGGATGAACAGCTGAGGTCCTCCAGCCTGGGCTCTGAGCTGGCGAACATGCATGCCTGACGCTGTCCCATGTCGGCGCTGTAGGGGGAATCAGTGAGGCCCAGGGGAGGATTGTTGGGCAGAGcaggtggtgggggaggggggtaggaAGGGGGGTGGTAGTATGACTCGCCCTCACTTGGTGAGCGACCAGTGAAGGGCTTCTTGTATGGGTGCTGGCGGTCTGCCGAAGGACAGCTCTCCTCCactgtagtgagagagagagagagagagagagagagagagagagagagagagagagagagagagagagagagagagagagagagagagagagagagagagagagagagagagagagagagagagagagagagagagagagagagagagagagagagagagagagagaggtaatataACCTTGGTTCTCACAGGGGGAGCTGAGCTGGGGGCATACGATGGTCACAGCATAAATTTGGAGAGTCACAAAATGATTTATAGAATGAGAAGATAAACTTTTAATTCTAATATGGACATTGTCCCATTTAGAACAGGCCGATTGTGAATATGCTCTTCTGTTGTGAAATAACGAATATTTGCAACTTCTGGGCTTCATCTAATTAATAAAAAAGAGGCTTAAAATCGGGGGGGCTTAGCATCACATTTTACGGTTCTGAGCATGCTCCGGCATTGTTTTCATTTTCATGGCTGGACATTGTTAACTTACTGTTATGTTGGACAAGAATTGAGATTTTAAATATATCTATTGTTCATTTTGCAGAAGGTGGGTAACACAGGAGCTTCACCATACCTTTTCTCTTGCTGCAGTGGTACTGTTGGCCATGTTGTAGGTGAGGATGAGGAAGGGCATAGGGGGCTGGTGGAGAGCTCAGGAGGTCTTGGGGGCTGCTGCTGTTCATGTTCTCACAGGGATAGGGCGATCCGACGGCCTCGGGGGATCCTCGCAGAACCCTGACTTCACCTCCAAATGGACTCCCACTGGAACACACTCTCTGACGCACGGTGCTGCGAGGGACCACCGGATACTCTTTGctgagaacaaaaaacaaaaaaaacaaaagacaaagcGAGTCAGGGTTGAGTATTGCAGCAGAAGCACTGATCGATGGGACATATCTCCCCGACTTGTGGTTTGTTGACTTTGCTGTGACCTCAGATATTCTTTTTCCtcatttctgttttgttgttgttgttgttgttgttgttgttttatttttgtcataTTCGGGTCTATCTGGCGTGTTTGACTCattcttcccctttttctttcAAGTCTACTTAGACATTCTCCGTCCCTTCCACTTtgaactctccctctctctccctgtgcccTCTTGGTGAACTCTGTGGTATGAAGGGGACAGCGGGCCACGTCTCTCACTGTGccggcgacacacacacacacatgcacgcacgcacgcacatgcacgcacgcacacatgcacgcacgcaaacTGCGCTGTTGTGGGATAATTCGCTGCTCTAAAAATAAACATCCAGCCGTATGTCACTTCAGATAGactctctcctcttctccacgcctcctctctctctgccgctctgctctcctctctcctcttcagcGACTGCAGCAGCCAGATAACACGGGCGCTGCATCTGTCACCCCACCTTCCCGTTCCCCtgcccttctctctaccccccctcCTCCATATCTGTCTCTCCCATTGGCTCCCTAAAACCTCTCAACTGCTGCACACAACAGCGCATCGTCAGAGATTACTCTGGCACGCAAACGCGCACTCCACGGGGCTATCAGCTGAtacaaaaaacatttttaaaaaaacaagtgTAGGATAGTCCAGCAGCGACTCGATAGCATCAGTCTGTCCACGGGGTCCAGTTTGAGGCACCAGTGGGCACTGTCTATTTCTAGAGTTCCTCAGTGCAGAAGAGCGCTGCGGCAATCAGAGTAGGTACTCAGGCAAAGCTCAGCCTGCAGGTGACAACGGCTGAGATCTCTTTACCTCTTGGCTCAGTTCACACGCACTCATGTCTTCAACCATATGTACCTCAtcataacaacccccccccccttagcgaGTAACGGAGAGGGTGAAAGAGGttagggaggaggggggaaagaGCGAAAGAGTGACGTCAGAGGGGAAAataatatttgttttttttacaagcacccacgcacgcgcgcacgcactgGAAACACATACGGACGCGCATGAGCCGGACTGTGCTCACCCTTGTAGCTTTGCCATGCGGTGCAGCTCCATGTCATCGCTGCCTCTGAACCCCTTTGCAAAAGGATTGTTCTCTATCTTCAACTGCGTAATCTGAAAAAGGACAAAAACACACCACTCGTTAAACACCGTGCGCAAACATGCGCGCACGGTCCTCAACGGCGTTAAGACGCGCAGACCAACCGAGCTAGCGCACACTTGCATACAGGTACATGCACTAAATGCACATACATGCGCAAGCACGTTTCTGACTTGTTCTTTCCATTATCTTTGAGTCAGTGGCTTCGTATTTACTATGTAGTAAGACGACCCCGCTGTTAGCAGCAGTCCCACCGTAGTGCTGGACCTCCACATGGACATTCCTCAACCGCCGACTTTCCAAAGCAGTGGACAGTGTTCCCGCCAGCTGACACAGAGTAAACTGTTTACCTAAACAGTCGCCAGGTTTAAGGATTTCAGGCCAAAGCTTTTAGTGGTCCAAATTTGGAGGCTTTGATGTGAGttcttcaaacttttctctcAGTGATGTCATGGAGGGAAACGCTCGTGTTGTGACAGATTCCGTTCGGCTGAAGACCACGTCCATCACCGCAGGATCTGACACAACGTCGGCTCTGCATGAACCGCGTTGGGCCAGTGGTGCTGGCAGCCACAACTCAAACTTCACGCACAATGTTGCCGCTCATTGTTTATGGATATGAACATTTGTGCAGCAGTTCCGTTGGCATGTGCCGTCTCATTTCTAATCGTAGTACGAAAAGGGTTGCGaaatttttaattttctttttttttgcacaataAATTTATTAAATTTGTGTGATAATATTAACTAAAATAAATTTTGAAATTTTCTCAAATAATGCTGCAACTactgtatatactatataatatAGTACACATATTTTAGTATATTAGTATATAGatagtacatatacatatatagtatatatgtaaaTAAACATTACTATTGTCTCTTCTTTGTCTTCCGATGCTACTTATTATTTTGTTATcagtactattattattactcttTGTCGTagtaatagaaataataataatcataataataataaattttgaAACATTACTTTATGTTCACAGAATCATTCTTACAGTGCAACAGTGACCAAACATAGTTTACATTATGAATCAACAATGCACCCCACATGCTATTAGACATACACATTAGCAGATATGAGGCTGGTACGGGAGCCTATAGCTCAggggttgtcccccccccccggttgcccCCCCCGTCGAACATTTTCGTAAAACAGAATACGTTTTATCGACAAAACAAGCAACAGCAACAACGACCCATTAAAGAAAAGTCTAAGTCGGACTATGATTAAAGCCGCCTGTGGTCAGATTGAGCCGTCCTGACAAAGACAGAGGAATGCCTTCACATAGCCATTCGTCCTGCAGGGAAACTAAAACAGTGCAGATCAAGGCAGAGAGGCAGGTCATTACAGAGGgactagccacacacacacacacacgcacacgcacacacactaataactcacacatgcacgcatgcacacgtccacatgcatgcatatatatacacgCTCCCTGGGCTGATTTATTTTTGACCATGTTTACAAATACAGACTAAGAACATAAACAGTTGAGATGCAAATTGACTCTCTGGATATAAAATATAGTCAGtaatacaaacacaaaaagatagaatatatatgtatgtgatatgtggagagagagagagagagagagagagagagagagagagagagagagagagagagagagcgcgagagcgagagcgagcgagcagaGGGGAAGCCTCCGTGCACTTATTTTCCTTGCACAAATTTGACAAAGCGGCAGATATGATTCTGACCCGTTCCCATAATTACTTATTTAGCTAGAATCAGACAGCACACATGCATAGTAATGCTGCATCGTGGAATCAACACGCTTGAA
Proteins encoded:
- the tbx5b gene encoding T-box transcription factor TBX5b, translated to MANGGDPFGLAEQPDTDCVDSPKERKQENRTRTPNSPTSPQSNQQGMEGIKVFLHERELWTKFDEVGTEMIITKAGRRMFPSYKVKVTGLNAKTKYILLMDIVPGDDHRYKFADNKWSITGKAEPAMPGRLYVHPDSPATGAHWSRQLVSFQKLKLTNNHLDPFGHIILNSMHKYQPRLHIVKADENNGFGSKNTAFCTHVFSETAFIAVTSYQNHKITQLKIENNPFAKGFRGSDDMELHRMAKLQGKEYPVVPRSTVRQRVCSSGSPFGGEVRVLRGSPEAVGSPYPCENMNSSSPQDLLSSPPAPYALPHPHLQHGQQYHCSKRKVEESCPSADRQHPYKKPFTGRSPSEGESYYHPPSYPPPPPPALPNNPPLGLTDSPYSADMGQRQACMFASSEPRLEDLSCSSWSYTCPLPPAMTPMEPYPPYAPHPPYSSSPQGSRLSAIAHQSSPALGEPLPHDPYQTQSAGPPPQNIHSRQLSPPLREYPRYTPNISPPLYHTLETHTHIRGGVPEWSAAS